A stretch of Rubinisphaera margarita DNA encodes these proteins:
- a CDS encoding alpha/beta hydrolase: protein MSKFIFQLNRQNGIVLHGRRWEPESTPVLPRYLVITHGACEHGGRYVQLREQAAAAGWTTIAVDLRGHGNSTGNYVHVDRFDEYTDDLRAVCEDQQLPPDRTVLLGASMGGLITLRTVQSFWREKGINLCSGMILTSPLLAIKHPIENWKKAVSGTLSKYLPRTRFRSTIDNSLLCHDPAILRRKVEDPLIRSTVTARWYCEVDRALKHAFAEADSVRVPTLVLQGGADHVVDPLATRAWVEQVQARGTIEGPVSGNRLPLIQFHSLPGWYHEVLNEPGADTVRTAILQFAEQAVGVQNRLHSPSLSPINLAGC, encoded by the coding sequence GTGTCCAAGTTTATCTTCCAATTGAATCGGCAGAACGGAATTGTTCTGCACGGTCGAAGGTGGGAGCCGGAATCGACGCCGGTCCTGCCGAGATATCTGGTCATCACGCATGGCGCCTGCGAACACGGCGGCCGTTATGTTCAGCTGAGAGAACAAGCCGCGGCTGCCGGCTGGACGACCATCGCGGTCGATCTCCGAGGCCACGGCAACTCAACGGGCAACTATGTGCACGTCGATCGCTTTGACGAATACACGGACGATCTCCGAGCGGTTTGCGAAGATCAACAGCTGCCGCCCGATCGGACCGTCCTTCTCGGTGCCAGCATGGGAGGATTGATTACTCTCCGCACCGTCCAGTCGTTCTGGCGGGAGAAGGGAATCAATCTCTGTTCGGGAATGATCCTCACCTCACCGCTGCTGGCGATCAAGCATCCGATTGAGAACTGGAAAAAGGCGGTGTCCGGGACGCTGTCGAAGTATTTGCCGCGAACCCGCTTTCGCAGCACGATCGATAACAGCCTGCTGTGTCACGATCCGGCGATCCTGCGGCGCAAAGTCGAGGATCCGCTGATCCGCAGTACGGTGACCGCCCGCTGGTACTGCGAAGTCGATCGCGCTCTGAAACATGCCTTCGCGGAAGCCGATTCGGTTCGGGTTCCGACGCTGGTTCTGCAGGGCGGAGCCGATCATGTGGTCGATCCGCTCGCGACGCGTGCCTGGGTCGAGCAGGTTCAGGCACGCGGCACGATCGAAGGACCCGTTTCCGGGAATCGCCTGCCGTTAATCCAGTTCCATTCGCTTCCCGGCTGGTACCATGAAGTGCTGAATGAACCGGGGGCAGACACCGTTCGGACGGCCATTCTCCAGTTCGCCGAGCAGGCCGTCGGCGTACAGAATCGACTGCACTCACCATCACTGTCGCCGATCAATCTGGCCGGCTGCTGA
- a CDS encoding sigma-70 family RNA polymerase sigma factor: MANYANPAIRQLKDQQVRYAPKKVRLEQIQRTEKLLAQLDPEQQYEYPELHEQITDHASSQYPDLRIDGKDAVHDLCRFVEDLSESVDQAVEELPEPTLTVDDLSERFHVSTKTVDRWRQRGLVGRKVKVGSRKRVVFLKSNVDRFVKQNAVEIRRSSRFSQLTAQERLEIIRRARKLADHGACLSEISNRLARKMGRSVETIRYTLKNHDRDYPNSAIFPHARGPMTDETKREIWYKHQRGTPIEELARQYCRTRSSVHRIINEVRAARIFDVSLDFIDSEEFHVRSADKAILGPPPEVEKSESRQKVPPGLPAYLASLYELPLLTREEEAYYFRKMNYLKFKAGKVRDKIDPAKPAARLMKEAEELIRESVSVKNFLIRSNLRLVVSIAKRHFKPNTNFFEMVSDGNMSLIRAIEKFDYSQGNKFSTYATWAIMKNYARSIPTEMKQLDRYRTGHDELFSQSTDARDNPFQQELTQKHQHSAIMSILDQLDRRERDIILHRFGLNPGTESETLEQVGNRFGVTKERIRQIESRALSKLKKIAVEEKLEIPGI, encoded by the coding sequence ATGGCCAATTATGCAAATCCTGCCATCAGGCAGCTCAAAGATCAGCAGGTTCGATATGCGCCGAAGAAGGTTCGGCTGGAGCAGATCCAGCGGACCGAAAAGCTGTTGGCGCAATTGGACCCTGAACAACAATACGAATATCCCGAACTGCACGAGCAGATTACGGATCATGCGTCCAGTCAGTACCCCGATCTCCGGATCGACGGGAAAGACGCCGTGCATGACCTCTGCCGGTTCGTGGAAGATCTCTCCGAGAGCGTCGATCAGGCGGTTGAAGAACTGCCGGAACCGACTCTCACCGTGGACGATCTGAGCGAGCGGTTTCACGTTTCGACGAAAACCGTTGATCGCTGGCGTCAGCGTGGACTCGTCGGCCGAAAGGTCAAAGTCGGCTCGCGGAAGCGGGTGGTCTTTCTGAAGTCCAACGTTGATCGCTTCGTGAAGCAAAACGCAGTCGAAATTCGACGGAGTTCACGCTTCTCGCAGCTGACCGCTCAGGAACGTCTCGAAATCATTCGTCGGGCCCGCAAGCTCGCCGATCATGGGGCCTGTCTGTCGGAGATCAGCAATCGGCTGGCTCGCAAGATGGGGCGCTCGGTCGAGACGATCCGGTACACCTTGAAGAACCATGACCGGGACTATCCGAACTCGGCCATTTTCCCGCACGCTCGTGGTCCGATGACCGACGAGACCAAGCGGGAGATCTGGTACAAGCATCAGCGGGGAACCCCGATCGAAGAACTGGCTCGTCAATACTGCCGAACTCGTTCCAGCGTGCACCGTATTATTAACGAGGTGCGAGCTGCTCGGATCTTCGACGTTTCGCTGGACTTCATCGATAGCGAAGAGTTCCATGTGAGAAGCGCTGACAAAGCGATTCTGGGACCTCCGCCGGAAGTCGAGAAATCGGAATCGCGTCAGAAGGTGCCGCCGGGACTGCCAGCTTACCTGGCCAGTCTGTACGAACTGCCGCTGTTGACGCGTGAAGAAGAAGCCTACTACTTCCGGAAGATGAACTATCTGAAGTTCAAAGCCGGTAAGGTGCGTGACAAGATCGATCCGGCCAAGCCTGCCGCTCGCCTGATGAAGGAAGCGGAAGAGCTGATCCGGGAATCGGTTTCGGTCAAGAACTTCCTGATCCGCAGTAACCTGCGGCTGGTCGTGTCGATCGCCAAACGGCACTTCAAGCCGAATACGAACTTCTTTGAAATGGTCTCGGACGGCAACATGTCGTTGATCCGTGCCATCGAGAAGTTTGACTACTCGCAGGGGAACAAGTTCTCGACATACGCCACCTGGGCGATCATGAAGAACTACGCCCGCTCGATTCCGACCGAGATGAAACAGCTCGATCGCTATCGAACCGGACACGACGAACTGTTCTCACAGTCGACAGACGCGCGGGATAACCCGTTCCAGCAGGAACTCACGCAGAAGCATCAGCACTCTGCCATTATGAGCATCCTCGATCAACTCGATCGTCGAGAACGGGACATTATTCTGCACCGCTTCGGTTTGAACCCGGGGACGGAGTCGGAAACCCTGGAACAGGTCGGTAACCGGTTCGGCGTCACCAAGGAACGGATTCGTCAGATCGAATCCCGAGCCCTCTCGAAGCTGAAGAAGATCGCTGTCGAAGAGAAGCTCGAAATTCCCGGTATTTGA